A genomic region of Streptomyces diastaticus subsp. diastaticus contains the following coding sequences:
- the rfbB gene encoding dTDP-glucose 4,6-dehydratase, whose protein sequence is MRGRTPALLVTGGAGFIGSHFVRSLLAGAYPRWAGASVTVLDKLGYCGNLENLAPVAGHPGFRFVRGEVEETVLLDQVVPGHDHVVHFAAESHVDRSIDGAGPFAVTNVLGTQRLLDAALRHGVRRFLQVSTDEVYGSTDEGAWTEEQPLAPRSPYAATKAAADLLALAWHTTYGLDVVVTRCSNNFGPYQYPEKMVPRFVTNLLRDRRVPLYGDGSHVRDWVHVDDHCRGVASALERGRAGQVYHLGGGCELSNRELTGRILRACGAGWEMVENVADRRGHDRRYALDISKSTAELGYAPRVGFDEGLLQTLTWYRANRSWWERLVGD, encoded by the coding sequence ATGCGCGGGCGAACCCCAGCGCTGCTGGTGACCGGAGGAGCCGGGTTCATCGGGTCGCACTTCGTGCGCTCCCTCCTGGCGGGCGCGTATCCGCGGTGGGCCGGCGCGAGCGTGACCGTGCTGGACAAACTGGGCTACTGCGGCAACCTGGAGAACCTCGCTCCCGTGGCCGGCCACCCCGGATTCCGTTTCGTCCGGGGCGAGGTGGAGGAGACGGTCCTGCTCGACCAGGTCGTACCCGGCCACGATCACGTGGTGCACTTCGCCGCCGAGTCCCATGTGGACCGGTCCATCGACGGGGCGGGGCCGTTCGCCGTGACCAACGTGCTCGGCACCCAGCGCCTGCTCGACGCGGCACTGCGGCACGGCGTCCGGCGCTTCCTCCAGGTGTCGACGGACGAGGTGTACGGCTCCACGGACGAGGGGGCGTGGACCGAGGAGCAGCCCCTGGCACCGAGGTCGCCCTACGCGGCCACCAAGGCCGCCGCCGATCTGCTCGCGCTCGCCTGGCACACCACGTACGGGCTCGACGTGGTCGTCACCCGCTGCTCCAACAACTTCGGCCCCTACCAGTACCCGGAGAAGATGGTCCCGCGCTTCGTGACCAACCTGCTCCGGGACCGGCGCGTCCCGCTGTACGGCGACGGCTCGCACGTCAGGGACTGGGTGCACGTGGACGACCACTGCCGCGGCGTGGCCTCGGCCCTCGAACGGGGCAGGGCGGGGCAGGTCTACCACCTCGGCGGCGGCTGCGAACTGAGCAACCGCGAGCTGACCGGGCGCATCCTGCGGGCGTGCGGCGCGGGCTGGGAGATGGTCGAGAACGTCGCCGACCGGCGGGGCCACGACCGGCGTTACGCCCTGGACATCTCCAAGTCGACCGCGGAACTCGGCTACGCCCCGCGCGTCGGGTTCGACGAGGGGCTGTTGCAGACACTCACCTGGTATCGCGCGAACCGCTCCTGGTGGGAGCGGCTCGTCGGCGACTGA
- a CDS encoding cation:proton antiporter: MDGTRGTGSSTGRRRLVLVACVFVVLPALVGGLVLWYQVSAHGTAAPGHRIVPGADMAARLLMAAAVVLGASHAAGRLAVLLGQPPVIGEICAGILLGPSLLGRAAPQLWARLFPEGILPMLDGLAQLGLVFFMFKVGRDLSSVRLRALGGRTLLVSLASLAVPFAGGAVAAVALADGHAGPAGPVAFTVFLGCALGITAFPVLARILSELGLSHTAVGRTSLLAAAIGDAGAWLLLATAVAAAGAAGSSGPGIALMVAGTTVAAVLLGPLRRALRRALSRRYGNNGEEGAAGLPVPLLACAVCGCAAFTSAVGLHAAIGAFLAGAVLPAGSGPVSSAADRLGSFSAGILMPFFFLGFGLSVDLSALSPDSRTVVTGSVLLALAVLTKLLGPGLCAWVTGMSRGDALKLGVLLNARGLTELVVLGIGLQAGLIDRQMFTVLTAVTLTTTILPAPVLRLMDRRAKRAPSGASPPGAPARGAPEEQAPQPSGGPLAPEER, from the coding sequence ATGGACGGGACACGGGGAACGGGCAGTTCCACGGGCAGGCGGCGCCTCGTCCTGGTGGCCTGCGTCTTCGTCGTCCTGCCAGCACTCGTCGGCGGCCTGGTGCTGTGGTACCAGGTGAGCGCGCACGGCACCGCGGCCCCGGGGCACCGGATCGTGCCGGGGGCGGACATGGCCGCCCGCCTGCTGATGGCCGCCGCCGTGGTGCTCGGCGCGTCCCACGCGGCGGGCCGCCTGGCCGTGCTGCTGGGCCAGCCGCCGGTGATCGGGGAGATCTGCGCCGGGATACTGCTCGGCCCCTCGCTCCTCGGGCGAGCCGCGCCCCAGCTGTGGGCCCGGCTGTTCCCCGAGGGCATCCTGCCGATGCTGGACGGCCTCGCCCAGCTCGGTCTGGTCTTCTTCATGTTCAAGGTGGGGCGTGACCTGTCCTCCGTACGCCTGCGCGCCCTGGGCGGACGGACCCTCCTGGTGAGCCTGGCGTCCCTGGCCGTGCCGTTCGCCGGTGGTGCCGTGGCGGCCGTCGCACTGGCGGACGGCCACGCCGGGCCGGCCGGCCCGGTCGCCTTCACCGTCTTCCTCGGCTGCGCCCTGGGCATCACCGCCTTCCCCGTCCTGGCGCGCATCCTGTCGGAACTCGGCCTCTCGCACACCGCCGTCGGCCGCACGAGTCTGCTCGCGGCGGCGATCGGGGACGCGGGGGCCTGGCTGCTGCTGGCCACGGCCGTCGCGGCGGCCGGCGCTGCGGGCTCCTCCGGACCGGGGATCGCCCTGATGGTCGCGGGGACCACGGTGGCCGCCGTCCTCCTCGGTCCGCTGCGGCGGGCACTCCGCCGGGCGCTGTCCCGGCGGTACGGGAACAACGGCGAGGAAGGCGCCGCCGGGCTCCCCGTGCCCCTCCTGGCCTGCGCCGTCTGCGGCTGTGCGGCGTTCACCTCGGCGGTAGGACTGCACGCGGCGATCGGCGCCTTCCTCGCCGGTGCCGTCCTGCCGGCCGGGAGCGGCCCCGTCTCCTCGGCGGCCGATCGCCTCGGGTCCTTCTCCGCCGGGATCCTGATGCCCTTCTTCTTCCTGGGCTTCGGCCTCTCGGTCGACCTGTCGGCCCTGTCGCCCGACTCGCGAACGGTGGTCACCGGAAGTGTGCTGCTGGCCCTGGCCGTCCTCACCAAGCTGCTCGGGCCGGGGCTGTGCGCGTGGGTGACGGGCATGTCCCGAGGGGACGCGCTGAAGTTGGGCGTCCTCCTCAACGCCCGGGGGCTCACCGAACTCGTCGTTCTCGGCATCGGCCTGCAGGCCGGACTCATCGACCGGCAGATGTTCACCGTGCTGACCGCCGTCACGCTCACCACCACGATCCTGCCCGCACCCGTTCTGCGGCTGATGGACCGGCGGGCGAAGCGGGCGCCGAGCGGTGCGTCCCCACCCGGCGCACCGGCCCGCGGCGCTCCGGAGGAGCAGGCGCCGCAGCCGTCGGGCGGGCCCTTGGCGCCGGAGGAGCGTTGA
- a CDS encoding DoxX family protein, translated as MTCPTRRDTGLLLLRIGVSGPLIAHGTQKLFGWFAGAGLQGSAEFMEQQGYRPGKLSAIAAGLAEAGGGALLGLGLATPVGGAAVAAGMTGAAAVHTPHGFWGYAGGYELNTVYGVAAAALALTGPGRVSLDHVTGHRLDRGWMAPAALGAGAVLAALAVGARQVRTRRTREGSDTES; from the coding sequence GTGACGTGTCCGACACGCCGGGACACCGGCCTGCTCCTGCTGCGGATAGGCGTGAGCGGGCCGTTGATCGCCCACGGCACCCAGAAGCTCTTCGGCTGGTTCGCAGGCGCCGGGCTCCAGGGCTCGGCGGAGTTCATGGAACAGCAGGGTTACAGGCCAGGCAAGTTGAGCGCGATCGCCGCCGGTCTCGCCGAGGCCGGAGGCGGGGCTCTGCTCGGTCTCGGACTCGCCACGCCCGTGGGCGGCGCCGCGGTCGCCGCCGGCATGACCGGCGCCGCCGCCGTACACACCCCTCACGGCTTCTGGGGCTACGCGGGCGGCTACGAACTCAACACCGTCTACGGCGTGGCCGCGGCCGCCCTCGCGCTGACCGGCCCGGGGCGCGTCTCCCTGGACCACGTCACCGGTCACCGCCTGGACCGCGGGTGGATGGCCCCGGCGGCGCTGGGAGCCGGTGCCGTTCTGGCGGCACTGGCCGTGGGCGCACGGCAGGTTCGGACGAGGCGGACCCGAGAGGGCTCCGACACCGAGTCCTGA
- the rfbA gene encoding glucose-1-phosphate thymidylyltransferase RfbA: MRGIVLAGGTGSRLWPLTRAVCKQLLPVFDKPMVYYPLTTLIMAGIREILVVTSPDALPAFRCLLGDGSRLGLRLEYAAQPRPEGVAQALLIGERFIGDEPVALILGDNVFYGVGLGEQLSSHTRPAGARIFAHRVADPRAYGVVEFDGDGRALSLEEKPLHPRSAFAIPGLYFYDNQIVEIARGVRPSARGELEITAVNAEYLRRGRLDVTVLERGVAWLDTGTVQAMAAASEFVRVIEERQGLKIGCVEEAAWRRGLIDDEQLRTLAEPLARNGYGRYLLELLGTPG, translated from the coding sequence ATGCGCGGAATCGTTCTGGCGGGGGGAACCGGCAGCAGACTGTGGCCGCTGACCCGTGCGGTGTGCAAACAGCTTCTGCCGGTGTTCGACAAGCCGATGGTCTATTACCCGCTGACCACTCTGATCATGGCCGGGATCAGGGAGATCCTGGTGGTGACCTCTCCCGACGCGCTGCCCGCCTTCCGCTGCCTCCTCGGCGACGGGAGCCGGCTGGGGCTGCGCCTGGAGTACGCCGCGCAGCCCCGTCCCGAAGGCGTCGCCCAGGCGCTCCTCATCGGGGAGCGCTTCATCGGGGACGAGCCCGTCGCGCTGATCCTCGGGGACAACGTCTTCTACGGGGTCGGCCTCGGGGAACAGCTGAGTTCCCACACCCGGCCCGCAGGCGCGCGGATCTTCGCCCACCGGGTGGCGGACCCGCGCGCGTACGGCGTGGTGGAGTTCGACGGCGACGGCCGGGCGCTCTCCCTGGAGGAGAAGCCGCTCCACCCGCGTTCGGCGTTCGCCATCCCCGGGCTGTACTTCTACGACAACCAGATCGTCGAGATCGCGCGGGGCGTCCGGCCGAGTGCCCGCGGTGAACTGGAGATCACCGCGGTGAACGCCGAGTACCTGCGGCGGGGGCGACTGGACGTGACCGTGCTGGAGCGGGGCGTGGCCTGGCTCGACACGGGGACGGTCCAGGCGATGGCGGCGGCCTCGGAGTTCGTCCGCGTCATCGAGGAGCGGCAGGGGCTGAAGATCGGCTGTGTCGAGGAGGCCGCCTGGCGCCGGGGCCTCATCGACGACGAGCAACTGCGGACGCTCGCCGAGCCCCTGGCCCGCAACGGGTACGGCCGCTACCTGCTGGAACTGCTGGGAACTCCCGGGTAG
- a CDS encoding MFS transporter, translating to MTVSPANDTDPAGEEAAPGGPARPGLLLLFLCLADLMVVLDATIVNVALPSMKSGLGMTQTDLQWVVNGYALLFGGFLMLGGKLGDLFGRKRLFLIGVVMFTVASVVNGFAESSLVLIVGRCLQGVAGALIAPTGLSIINTSFKDTSMRTKALGAWGTIAAAGGALGLLLGGVLSSALSWHWIFFINLPVGLVVLLGSRLIPDSRERGENPSVDYVGAVTLTGGLLLLVLALSHGQSWGWTSARLLGTVATALLLLAAFLVASVRSRSPIVRLGIFRIRTLAVADLVLLMLTSGIFSMFFFSSLYLQDVLEYSPIRAGLAFLPAAIGVMVGATLAQPVVKRLGPVAVGSAGLVVGAAGMLFLARLPVEGDYAGGLLPGLLTLSIGLGLAFVPVTLLATSGVPEEDAGLASGLYQTVQEIGGAIGLAVLSALAVRRAAAELDGSSAADTASQVAAQVAGFRTAFLGGAVALLAGAVVLAALLRKRHVDPVMEQAANSEAQPA from the coding sequence GTGACCGTCTCACCAGCGAACGACACGGACCCGGCCGGGGAGGAGGCCGCCCCCGGCGGCCCCGCCCGCCCGGGGCTGCTGCTCCTCTTCCTCTGTCTGGCGGACCTCATGGTCGTGCTGGACGCCACGATCGTGAACGTCGCCCTTCCGTCGATGAAGAGCGGGCTGGGCATGACCCAGACCGATCTCCAATGGGTCGTCAACGGGTACGCGCTGCTCTTCGGCGGCTTCCTGATGCTGGGAGGAAAGCTCGGCGACCTCTTCGGCCGCAAGCGGCTGTTCCTGATCGGCGTGGTGATGTTCACCGTCGCCTCGGTGGTCAACGGCTTCGCCGAGAGCTCTCTGGTGCTGATCGTCGGCCGCTGCCTCCAGGGAGTGGCGGGCGCGCTGATCGCCCCCACCGGCCTGTCGATCATCAACACCTCCTTCAAGGACACCTCCATGCGCACCAAGGCGCTCGGAGCGTGGGGCACCATCGCGGCGGCCGGTGGCGCGCTGGGCCTGCTGCTCGGCGGTGTCCTCAGCAGCGCCCTGTCGTGGCACTGGATCTTCTTCATCAACCTCCCGGTCGGGCTCGTGGTGCTGCTGGGGTCGCGTCTGATCCCCGACTCCCGCGAACGGGGGGAGAACCCGTCGGTCGACTACGTGGGAGCCGTGACCCTGACCGGTGGTCTGCTGCTGCTGGTCCTGGCACTCAGCCACGGGCAGTCGTGGGGCTGGACGTCCGCCCGCCTCCTCGGGACGGTGGCGACGGCGCTGCTCCTGCTGGCCGCCTTCCTGGTGGCCTCGGTCCGCAGCCGTTCACCGATCGTCCGGCTCGGGATCTTCCGCATCCGCACGCTGGCCGTCGCGGACCTGGTCCTGCTGATGCTGACCTCCGGCATCTTCTCGATGTTCTTCTTCTCCTCCCTCTACCTCCAGGACGTCCTGGAGTACAGCCCGATCCGCGCGGGTCTGGCCTTCCTGCCCGCGGCCATCGGTGTGATGGTGGGTGCGACCCTCGCGCAACCGGTGGTGAAGCGGCTGGGTCCCGTCGCGGTCGGCTCCGCCGGACTGGTGGTCGGTGCGGCCGGAATGCTGTTCCTCGCCCGGCTGCCCGTCGAGGGCGACTACGCCGGCGGCCTGCTGCCGGGGCTGCTGACGCTCTCGATCGGCCTCGGACTGGCCTTCGTCCCGGTGACGCTGCTGGCCACCTCCGGTGTTCCGGAGGAGGACGCGGGCCTCGCCTCGGGGCTCTACCAGACCGTCCAGGAGATCGGCGGGGCGATCGGCCTCGCCGTGCTGTCGGCGCTGGCGGTGCGCCGGGCCGCGGCGGAGCTGGACGGCTCCTCCGCGGCCGACACCGCGAGCCAGGTGGCGGCGCAGGTCGCCGGTTTCCGTACCGCGTTCCTCGGTGGAGCGGTGGCGCTGCTGGCGGGAGCCGTGGTGCTCGCGGCCCTGCTGCGTAAGCGCCATGTCGACCCGGTGATGGAGCAGGCGGCCAACTCCGAGGCCCAGCCGGCCTGA
- a CDS encoding DUF488 domain-containing protein, with protein sequence MTRPVTCRRIYEDPSEQDGKRVLVDRLWPRGMSKDRADLDEWLKDIAPSTDLRHWYHHDPERFDGFRARYIDELRDPEHEEAVRYLRDLAAHAKVTLLTATKDVDRSEAAVLAKWLNEPEG encoded by the coding sequence ATGACCCGACCTGTCACCTGTCGCAGGATCTACGAGGACCCCTCCGAGCAGGACGGCAAGCGCGTGCTCGTCGACCGGCTGTGGCCCCGGGGGATGAGCAAGGACAGAGCCGATCTCGACGAGTGGCTGAAGGACATCGCGCCCTCCACCGACCTACGGCACTGGTACCACCACGACCCCGAACGCTTCGACGGCTTCCGGGCCCGCTACATCGACGAGCTGCGGGACCCCGAGCACGAGGAAGCTGTGCGGTACCTGCGCGACCTGGCGGCCCACGCCAAGGTGACGCTGCTGACGGCCACCAAGGACGTCGACCGCAGCGAAGCCGCGGTGCTCGCCAAGTGGCTGAACGAACCAGAGGGCTGA
- a CDS encoding glycosyltransferase, translated as MRVLFTTTPAPGHFHPLVPLATAARQAGHDVAFATGRPMLESAEALGFRAFEAGLSRDGDQDAEFLEIKRSARGLPSAGVEMDRVAIARTMYGVRTRRMVPDLLGLARQWRPDVVVRDSYEAGGAVAAEALGVPHAALDTTPLYDMAPLRADIRRELDRAREEAGLPPDPEQHMLHRHLHLCCAPPSYLPSGRARPKTLRALRPMPFDRAHGEDLPDWVSRLPDRPLVYVTFGTITNRWVPGAFPGLFREVLAAFEGEPVNVVATVDRDSDPADLKALPANVRVERYIPQSLLLPLCAAAVTHGGFNTVVGAFDAGVPQVVVPFLGDHPDNARRCAELGLAKVVEPATLTSEAVRAAVREVISEPEYRAGALRMQSELRDLPGPREAVGLLERLAAGQEPAGAR; from the coding sequence ATGCGCGTGCTGTTCACGACGACACCGGCCCCCGGACATTTCCACCCGCTCGTCCCTCTCGCCACGGCCGCCCGTCAGGCGGGCCACGACGTGGCGTTCGCCACCGGGCGGCCGATGCTGGAGTCCGCCGAGGCGCTGGGCTTCCGGGCCTTCGAGGCGGGACTGAGCCGGGACGGCGACCAGGACGCGGAGTTCCTGGAGATCAAGCGGAGCGCGCGGGGCCTGCCCTCCGCCGGTGTCGAGATGGACCGCGTGGCCATAGCCCGGACCATGTACGGCGTACGGACGCGGCGCATGGTGCCGGACCTGCTCGGCCTCGCGCGCCAGTGGCGTCCGGACGTCGTCGTGCGGGACAGCTACGAGGCGGGGGGCGCGGTCGCCGCCGAGGCCCTCGGCGTTCCCCACGCCGCCCTGGACACCACACCGCTGTACGACATGGCGCCGCTGCGCGCGGACATCCGGCGTGAACTCGACCGTGCCCGCGAGGAGGCCGGGCTGCCGCCCGACCCGGAGCAGCACATGCTCCATCGCCACCTGCACCTGTGCTGCGCGCCACCGAGCTATCTGCCCTCGGGGCGGGCCCGGCCGAAGACCCTGCGCGCCCTGCGGCCGATGCCCTTCGACCGGGCCCACGGTGAGGACCTTCCCGACTGGGTGAGCCGGCTGCCCGACCGCCCGCTGGTGTACGTCACCTTCGGCACCATCACGAACCGCTGGGTGCCAGGTGCCTTCCCCGGCCTCTTCCGCGAGGTACTGGCCGCCTTCGAGGGCGAGCCGGTGAACGTGGTCGCCACCGTCGACCGGGACAGCGACCCGGCCGACCTCAAGGCGCTGCCCGCGAACGTCCGGGTGGAGCGCTACATCCCGCAGAGTCTCCTGCTGCCCCTCTGCGCGGCGGCGGTGACACACGGCGGCTTCAACACCGTGGTGGGTGCCTTCGACGCGGGCGTCCCGCAGGTCGTCGTGCCCTTCCTGGGGGACCACCCGGACAACGCGCGCCGGTGCGCGGAGCTGGGACTGGCGAAGGTGGTGGAGCCGGCGACGCTCACCTCCGAGGCCGTGCGCGCCGCGGTACGCGAGGTGATCTCGGAACCCGAGTACCGGGCCGGGGCACTGCGGATGCAGTCCGAACTGCGGGATCTGCCGGGCCCCCGGGAGGCCGTCGGGCTGCTGGAGCGGCTCGCGGCGGGCCAGGAGCCGGCGGGCGCCCGGTAG
- a CDS encoding MFS transporter has translation MPQPSDARGPGEEAAAPGDSGLGTITTAVPARLDRLPWSRWHWMIVVGLGTVWILDGLEVTTVGNIASRLSEEGSGLPITAAQVTGIGAALYVAGACSGALFFGRLTDRYGRKKLFMVTLAVYLGATAMTGLSFAPWWFFLFRFLTGFGIGGEYAAINSAIDELIPSKYRGRVDLIINGSYWLGAVGGALLSVVALNTGLFPKNIGWRLTFGLGVVLGLAILLVRRHVPESPRWQFIHGHGDEAEHLVDAVERGVEKEKGRALPPPAGEITVHQRKSIGFGLIARTVFAHYPKRAVLGFALFIGQAFLYNAITFGFGTILTTFYDVGTGSTGYYFAVIAAGNFLGPLLLGHLFDTVGRRVMISSTYILPGLLLFGTAWLFDRGALTATTLTACWCVVLFFASAGASSAYLTVSEVFPMETRAMAIAFFYAIGTAAGGISGPLIFAGLTESGVAGDTALAFCIGAGLMCAAGLIAAFLAVDAEGRGLEDIAAPLSKTESGNGGTARTDGGAA, from the coding sequence ATGCCCCAGCCCTCGGATGCGCGCGGCCCCGGTGAGGAGGCCGCGGCGCCCGGCGACTCCGGCCTCGGGACCATCACGACGGCGGTGCCGGCGCGGCTGGACCGGCTGCCGTGGTCGCGCTGGCACTGGATGATCGTCGTCGGCCTCGGCACGGTGTGGATCCTCGACGGTCTGGAGGTGACGACCGTCGGGAACATCGCCAGCCGTCTCTCCGAGGAGGGCTCCGGGCTGCCGATCACCGCCGCGCAGGTCACCGGGATCGGGGCCGCGCTCTATGTCGCGGGAGCCTGTTCGGGCGCGCTCTTCTTCGGCCGCCTCACCGACCGGTACGGGCGCAAGAAGCTGTTCATGGTCACGCTCGCCGTCTACCTCGGCGCGACGGCCATGACCGGCCTCTCCTTCGCCCCCTGGTGGTTCTTCCTCTTCCGCTTCCTGACCGGTTTCGGTATCGGCGGCGAGTACGCCGCCATCAACTCGGCGATCGACGAGCTGATCCCCTCGAAGTACCGGGGCCGGGTCGACCTGATCATCAACGGCAGTTACTGGCTGGGCGCGGTGGGCGGGGCGCTGCTGTCCGTCGTCGCCCTCAACACCGGCCTCTTCCCGAAGAACATCGGCTGGCGGCTCACCTTCGGGCTCGGCGTCGTCCTCGGGCTGGCCATCCTGCTGGTGCGGCGGCACGTGCCGGAGAGTCCCCGGTGGCAGTTCATCCACGGGCACGGTGACGAGGCGGAGCACCTGGTCGACGCGGTGGAGCGGGGGGTCGAGAAGGAGAAGGGGCGCGCGCTGCCGCCGCCGGCCGGAGAGATCACGGTCCACCAGCGCAAGAGCATCGGTTTCGGACTCATCGCCAGGACGGTGTTCGCCCACTACCCCAAGCGGGCCGTGCTCGGCTTCGCGCTCTTCATCGGCCAGGCGTTCCTCTACAACGCCATCACCTTCGGCTTCGGCACGATCCTCACCACCTTCTACGACGTGGGCACGGGAAGTACCGGCTACTACTTCGCGGTCATCGCGGCCGGCAACTTTCTCGGTCCGCTGCTGCTGGGGCATCTCTTCGACACGGTCGGCCGCCGCGTCATGATCTCCAGTACGTACATCCTGCCGGGCCTGCTGCTGTTCGGCACCGCCTGGCTGTTCGACCGGGGTGCGCTCACCGCGACGACCCTCACCGCCTGCTGGTGCGTGGTGCTCTTCTTCGCCTCGGCGGGCGCGAGCAGCGCCTACCTGACCGTCTCCGAGGTGTTCCCCATGGAGACCCGCGCCATGGCCATCGCCTTCTTCTACGCGATCGGCACGGCCGCGGGCGGGATCTCCGGCCCGCTCATCTTCGCCGGCCTCACCGAGTCGGGCGTCGCCGGTGACACCGCTCTCGCGTTCTGCATCGGTGCCGGGCTGATGTGCGCGGCCGGACTCATCGCCGCCTTCCTGGCGGTGGACGCGGAGGGCCGCGGCCTGGAGGACATCGCCGCCCCCCTCTCCAAGACGGAGTCCGGGAACGGCGGGACGGCACGGACCGACGGCGGGGCGGCGTAG
- a CDS encoding NDP-hexose 2,3-dehydratase family protein — MSETDTHGLQRRLRLSAAAEDSPVFPQDRFDAWLAGRSAERFRVSRVPFADLEQWSFDSGSGNLRHRTGRFFSIEGLWTPADGQDAAQEYQPVIVQPEIGTLGILMKDFGGVPHFLMQAKMEPGNVNTLQLSPTVQATRSNSARAHGGSTVRHLEFFAGHGPGGTGRGRVLLDVLQSEHGSYFLHKRNRHMVVETQEDIPEHEDFRWLTLGQIHRLLRRDHLVNMDARTVLSCVLPGAAGPAPAGSSFADAVLHSLSRSAAPRHSLPELMSWLTGVRTHARPPARPVPLRATAADGWLRGPDRLERRGGGPFTVVGARVEAPTREVPSWTQPLVEPTGTALSAFVTARLGGVLHVLVEARAEPGCLDGPELHPTVHCLPGGTHPLLDHVLGTPPSRVRYDVELSEEGGRFHHARCRNLMVEAEDAFPLDAPATHRWMTLGQLARLTGFGQYVSIQARTLLACAPAAV; from the coding sequence ATGTCCGAGACAGACACCCACGGCCTTCAGCGGCGTCTTCGGCTGTCCGCGGCGGCCGAGGACAGTCCGGTGTTCCCCCAGGACCGCTTCGACGCATGGCTCGCCGGGCGCTCGGCGGAGCGGTTCAGGGTCTCGCGGGTCCCCTTCGCCGACCTCGAGCAGTGGTCCTTCGACTCCGGCAGCGGAAACCTGCGGCACCGCACCGGACGGTTCTTCTCCATCGAGGGGCTGTGGACGCCCGCCGACGGCCAGGACGCGGCGCAGGAGTACCAGCCGGTCATCGTCCAGCCGGAGATCGGCACCCTCGGCATCCTCATGAAGGACTTCGGCGGAGTACCGCACTTCCTGATGCAGGCGAAGATGGAGCCGGGCAACGTCAACACCCTCCAGCTGTCGCCCACGGTGCAGGCGACACGGAGCAACTCCGCTCGCGCGCACGGTGGTTCGACAGTCCGCCATCTGGAGTTCTTCGCCGGGCACGGACCGGGCGGGACGGGGCGGGGAAGGGTCCTCCTGGACGTCCTGCAGTCCGAACACGGCTCGTACTTCCTGCACAAGCGCAACCGGCACATGGTGGTGGAGACGCAGGAGGACATCCCCGAGCACGAGGACTTCAGGTGGCTGACCCTCGGCCAGATCCACCGGCTCCTGCGCCGGGACCACCTCGTGAACATGGACGCGCGGACGGTCCTCTCCTGCGTCCTGCCGGGCGCGGCGGGCCCGGCGCCGGCCGGCTCGTCCTTCGCCGACGCCGTGCTCCACTCACTGAGCCGCTCCGCGGCGCCCCGGCACTCCCTGCCCGAACTCATGAGCTGGCTGACCGGGGTGCGGACTCACGCACGCCCGCCCGCGCGACCGGTGCCCCTGAGGGCGACAGCCGCGGACGGATGGTTGCGGGGGCCGGACCGGCTGGAGCGCCGTGGCGGCGGGCCCTTCACCGTCGTCGGCGCCCGGGTGGAGGCGCCCACGCGGGAGGTGCCCTCCTGGACCCAGCCGCTCGTCGAGCCCACCGGCACGGCACTGAGCGCCTTCGTGACCGCGAGGCTCGGCGGAGTGCTGCACGTCCTGGTCGAGGCCCGTGCGGAGCCGGGGTGCCTCGACGGGCCCGAACTCCACCCGACGGTGCACTGCCTGCCGGGCGGGACGCACCCGCTCCTCGACCACGTCCTCGGCACACCGCCGTCCCGGGTGCGCTACGACGTGGAACTCTCCGAGGAGGGCGGGCGCTTCCACCATGCCCGGTGCCGCAACCTGATGGTGGAGGCGGAGGACGCTTTCCCGCTGGACGCGCCGGCCACCCACCGCTGGATGACGCTCGGCCAGCTCGCCCGGCTCACCGGCTTCGGCCAGTATGTGAGCATCCAGGCGCGCACCCTGCTCGCCTGCGCCCCGGCCGCGGTGTGA